In Rutidosis leptorrhynchoides isolate AG116_Rl617_1_P2 chromosome 2, CSIRO_AGI_Rlap_v1, whole genome shotgun sequence, one genomic interval encodes:
- the LOC139893188 gene encoding J domain-containing protein spf31-like encodes MGEANTSTSSSSIDDDLLLKNFYAEVSEVERDNEVARILSCFKLNAFEYLNLPFDSTPEEVKKQYRKLSLLVHPDKCKHPKAKEAFGALAKAQQLLLDPQEREYLVNQVNAAREELRAKRKKQLKKDTASKLKSLVDEGKYEQEYEKSDEFQNELKLKVRQILTDQEWRRRKMQMRISEEEGRLKKDEEESKEMWKRKREHEEQWEGTRENRVSSWRDFMKGGKKVKKGELRPPKLKTEDPNKTYVQRPVKR; translated from the exons ATGGGAGAAGCCAacacatcaacatcatcatcatcaattgatgACGATTTGCTTCTCAAAAATTTCTACGCTGAAGTTAGCGAAGTTGAACGCGATAACGAAGTCGCTAG GATTCTTTCATGCTTTAAGCTAAATGCATTTGAATATCTAAATCTACCATTTGATTCAACTCCAGAAGAAGTGAAAAAGCAATATCGTAAG TTATCATTGCTGGTCCATCCTGACAAATGCAAGCATCCTAAGGCAAAAGAAGCATTTGGTG CACTTGCAAAAGCTCAACAATTATTACTTGATCCGCAAGAAAGGGAGTATCTTGTTAATCAAGTTAATGCAGCAAGAG AAGAACTTCGAGCGAAGAGGAAAAAACAACTGAAGAAAGACACTGCGTCTAAGCTAAAGTCACTAGTCGATGAG GGAAAATATGAGCAAGAATATGAAAAATCAGATGAATTTCAGAATGAGCTAAAATTGAAGGTTCGGCAAATACTAACTGACCAAGAGTGGCGAAGAAGAAAAATGCAGATGAGA ATTTCTGAGGAGGAAGGTAGATTGAAAAAAGATGAGGAAGAATCCAAAGAGATGTGGAAACGAAAACGTGAACATGAGGAACAGTGGGAAGGAACGAGGGAAAATAGG GTTTCTAGCTGGAGGGACTTCATGAAAGGGGGAAAGAAG GTGAAGAAAGGCGAACTTCGACCACCAAAGCTGAAGACAGAAGACCCCAACAAGACATACGTTCAAAGGCCAGTGAAGCGTTAG